A window of Polyodon spathula isolate WHYD16114869_AA chromosome 22, ASM1765450v1, whole genome shotgun sequence contains these coding sequences:
- the LOC121296848 gene encoding armadillo repeat protein deleted in velo-cardio-facial syndrome homolog isoform X7, with protein sequence MMQEPPEVLEETVTIEEDPGTPTSHVSVVTSEDGTTCRTETKVTKVVKTITRRTFHPVTVTERLLDSRPDTPTPETDPVTKMVKTVTTRTVRQVPLGPDGLPIPDGSSPLGSYTDSIDRRYLKNGDRYITPQATSTLTRSFNNYSDSYSDSPDNQHRHYSIHDSYADMSDNYGSLSRGVNYRPRYGYMPANYRPENSYTLPIRKEDYGHIAQPQVPLGSSAELNRSQPERFQPEPYGLEDDRRSLGPEEEEAYDLEPDYSTANRRTLTSADRGRPGREPIREPSGEPMMRDPVRGRVCYEDPIEAELIDERHPYLQGIYTAPLAQPERGSMASLDRMGRHSPSIDSMRKDPRWRDPDLPEVIAMLGHPIDPVKSNAAAYLQHLCYENDRIKKDVRHLKGIPILVGLLDHPKPEVHRKACGALRNISYGKDNDNKVSIKNCDGIPALVRLLRKTSDMEVRELITGTLWNLSSYEPLKMVIINHGLQTLTNEVIIPHSGWEHEPNEDSKPRDAEWTTVFKNTSGCLRNVSSDGAEARRRLRECGGLVDALLHALQSAVGKKDMDNKSVENCVCIMRNLSYHVHKEVPGAENFLEPAANQSGGTGALQKKKKDDAGCFGGKKAKEEWFDQGRKNGENDKNYDTLDLPKRTEPTKGFELLYQPEVVRLYLSLLTESQNYNTLEAAAGALQNLSAGQWTWSMYIRATVRKEKGLPILVELLRSDSDKVVRAVAIALRNLSIDRRNKDLIGSYAMRDLVSNLPSGQQRPAKNLEEDTVVAILNTTHEIVTDSSENARSLVQAQAIEKLVAINKTSQSSRETKAASHVLQTVWSYKELRNALHKEGWNKTHFQPAAAAPPKGSKSGGKPGYDDSTLPLMEKNQGNKKSGSADMIPMDELGPDAYSTIDHRDKESRYKTRDGSRDVAERDPLKNDTNRKNFIRSNRPKVNLVDGFDTEHQPVDSWV encoded by the exons GTGACCAAGGTTGTTAAAACCATCACTCGCCGCACCTTCCACCCGGTGACAGTAACAGAGAGGCTGCTGGATTCCCGGCCGGACACCCCCACTCCGGAGACAGACCCT gtCACCAAAATGGTGAAAACCGTGACCACCAGGACGGTGCGCCAAGTTCCCCTGGGGCCAGATGGCTTGCCCATCCCGGACGGGTCTTCCCCTCTCGGCAGCTACACGGATTCCATCGACCGGAGGTACCTGAAGAACGGGGACCGCTACATCACCCCACAGGCCACCTCCACCTTGACCAGATCCTTCAACAACTACAGCGATTCCTACAGCGACAGCCCCGATAACCAGCACCGGCACTACAGCATCCACGACAGCTACGCTGACATGTCCGACAACTACGGCAGCCTTTCCAGAGGGGTCAACTACCGGCCTCGCTATGGCTACATGCCAGCAAACTACCGGCCGGAGAACAGCTACACCCTGCCCATCAGGAAGGAGGACTACGGACACATAGCCCAGCCACAGGTGCCCTTAGGCAGCAGCGCAGAGCTGAACCGTTCCCAGCCGGAGCGCTTCCAGCCGGAGCCGTACGGTTTGGAGGATGACCGGCGCAGTCTGGGGCCTGAGGAAGAGGAGGCTTATGACCTGGAACCAGACTACTCCACAGCCAATAGGAGGACTCTTACCAGTGCTGACCGGGGCAGACCAGGCAGAGAGCCAATCAGAGAGCCAAGTGGGGAGCCCATGATGAGAGACCCAGTTCGAGGAAG AGTCTGCTATGAGGACCCCATAGAGGCGGAACTGATTGATGAGCGCCACCCCTACCTGCAGGGCATCTACACAGCTCCTCTGGCCCAGCCCGAGCGAGGCAGCATGGCCAGCCTGGACCGCATGGGCCGTCACTCGCCCTCCATTGACAGCATGCGCAAAGACCCCCGCTGGAGGGACCCCGACCTGCCAGAGGTCATCGCCATGCTGGGGCACCCCATCGACCCGGTCAAGTCCAACGCGGCTGCCTATCTGCAGCATCTCTGCTACGAGAACGACAGGATCAAGAAGGATGTGCGCCACCTGAAGGGGATCCCCATACTGGTGGGGCTGCTGGACCACCCCAAGCCTGAAGTGCACCGCAAGGCCTGCGGAGCCCTCCGCAACATCTCCTACGGCAAGGACAACGACAACAAGGTGTCCATCAAGAACTGCGACGGCATCCCCGCCCTCGTCCGCCTGCTGAGGAAGACCAGCGACATGGAGGTGCGGGAGCTCATCACAG GCACGCTGTGGAACCTCTCCTCCTATGAACCCCTCAAGATGGTCATCATCAACCACGGCCTTCAGACCCTGACAAACGAGGTGATCATCCCCCACTCGGGCTGGGAACACGAACCCAACGAGGACTCCAAGCCTCGGGACGCGGAGTGGACAACCGTCTTCAAGAACACGTCCGGGTGTTTGAG GAATGTGAGTTCGGACGGTGCGGAGGCTCGGCGGCGGCTGAGGGAGTGCGGTGGATTGGTGGATGCGCTTCTCCATGCTCTCCAGTCAGCTGTTGGGAAGAAGGACATGGACAATAAG TCTGTGGAGAACTGCGTGTGCATCATGCGGAACCTGTCCTATCACGTCCACAAGGAAGTGCCAGGGGCAGAGAACTTCTTGGAGCCTGCAGCCAATCAGAGCGGGGGCACAGGAGCActacagaagaagaagaaggatgaCGCAGGGTGTTTCGGAGGGAAGAAAGCGAAGG AGGAGTGGTTTGATCAAG GAAGGAAGAATGGAGAGAATGACAAAAACTACGATACTCTGGATCTGCCCAAGCGCACCGAACCAACCAAAG GGTTCGAGTTGCTTTACCAGCCAGAGGTGGTGCGACTGTACCTGTCGCTTCTCACCGAGAGTCAGAACTACAACACGCTGGAGGCTGCAGCCGGGGCTCTGCAGAACCTCAGTGCAGGACAGTGGACT TGGTCGATGTACATCAGAGCTACCGTTCGGAAAGAGAAAGGCCTGCCGATCCTGGTAGAGCTGCTGAGGTCCGACTCGGACAAGGTGGTGCGGGCGGTGGCCATCGCTCTCCGAAACCTGTCCATCGACCGCCGCAACaaagacctgatag GCAGCTATGCCATGCGGGACCTGGTGAGTAACTTACCCAGCGGGCAGCAGAGACCAGCCAAGAACCTGGAGGAGGACACGGTGGTGGCCATTCTCAACACCACCCACGAGATTGTAACGGACAGCTCGGAAAATGCCAGGTCCCTGGTACAGGCACAGGCCATCGAGAAGCTTGTAGCCATCAACAAAACCAG CCAGTCTTCGAGAGAGACGAAGGCAGCCTCTCATGTTCTACAGACGGTGTGGAGCTACAAGGAGCTGAGGAACGCTCTGCACAAGGAAGGCTggaacaaaacacatttccag CCTGCAGCAGCTGCCCCTCCCAAAGGTTCAAAGAGTGGAGGGAAGCCCGGGTATGATGACAGCACTCTCCCATTGATGGAGAAGAACCAAG GAAACAAGAAATCTGGCAGTGCTGATATGATACCAATGGATGAACTTGGGCCAG ATGCATATTCAACGATTGATCACAGAGACAAAGAGAGCAGGTACAAGACTAGGGACGGATCGAGGGATGTGGCAGAAAGGGATCCTTTAAAG AATGACACAAATAGGAAAAACTTTATCAGGAGCAACAGGCCCAAAGTGAATCTGGTGGACGGGTTTGATACTGAACATCAGCCTGTTGACTCCTGGGTCTAA
- the LOC121296848 gene encoding armadillo repeat protein deleted in velo-cardio-facial syndrome homolog isoform X6, which translates to MPAEVKQERSPSNQTSRAMMQEPPEVLEETVTIEEDPGTPTSHVSVVTSEDGTTCRTETKVTKVVKTITRRTFHPVTVTERLLDSRPDTPTPETDPVTKMVKTVTTRTVRQVPLGPDGLPIPDGSSPLGSYTDSIDRRYLKNGDRYITPQATSTLTRSFNNYSDSYSDSPDNQHRHYSIHDSYADMSDNYGSLSRGVNYRPRYGYMPANYRPENSYTLPIRKEDYGHIAQPQVPLGSSAELNRSQPERFQPEPYGLEDDRRSLGPEEEEAYDLEPDYSTANRRTLTSADRGRPGREPIREPSGEPMMRDPVRGRVCYEDPIEAELIDERHPYLQGIYTAPLAQPERGSMASLDRMGRHSPSIDSMRKDPRWRDPDLPEVIAMLGHPIDPVKSNAAAYLQHLCYENDRIKKDVRHLKGIPILVGLLDHPKPEVHRKACGALRNISYGKDNDNKVSIKNCDGIPALVRLLRKTSDMEVRELITGTLWNLSSYEPLKMVIINHGLQTLTNEVIIPHSGWEHEPNEDSKPRDAEWTTVFKNTSGCLRNVSSDGAEARRRLRECGGLVDALLHALQSAVGKKDMDNKSVENCVCIMRNLSYHVHKEVPGAENFLEPAANQSGGTGALQKKKKDDAGCFGGKKAKEEWFDQGRKNGENDKNYDTLDLPKRTEPTKGFELLYQPEVVRLYLSLLTESQNYNTLEAAAGALQNLSAGQWTWSMYIRATVRKEKGLPILVELLRSDSDKVVRAVAIALRNLSIDRRNKDLIGSYAMRDLVSNLPSGQQRPAKNLEEDTVVAILNTTHEIVTDSSENARSLVQAQAIEKLVAINKTSQSSRETKAASHVLQTVWSYKELRNALHKEGWNKTHFQPAAAAPPKGSKSGGKPGYDDSTLPLMEKNQGNKKSGSADMIPMDELGPDAYSTIDHRDKESRYKTRDGSRDVAERDPLKNDTNRKNFIRSNRPKVNLVDGFDTEHQPVDSWV; encoded by the exons GTGACCAAGGTTGTTAAAACCATCACTCGCCGCACCTTCCACCCGGTGACAGTAACAGAGAGGCTGCTGGATTCCCGGCCGGACACCCCCACTCCGGAGACAGACCCT gtCACCAAAATGGTGAAAACCGTGACCACCAGGACGGTGCGCCAAGTTCCCCTGGGGCCAGATGGCTTGCCCATCCCGGACGGGTCTTCCCCTCTCGGCAGCTACACGGATTCCATCGACCGGAGGTACCTGAAGAACGGGGACCGCTACATCACCCCACAGGCCACCTCCACCTTGACCAGATCCTTCAACAACTACAGCGATTCCTACAGCGACAGCCCCGATAACCAGCACCGGCACTACAGCATCCACGACAGCTACGCTGACATGTCCGACAACTACGGCAGCCTTTCCAGAGGGGTCAACTACCGGCCTCGCTATGGCTACATGCCAGCAAACTACCGGCCGGAGAACAGCTACACCCTGCCCATCAGGAAGGAGGACTACGGACACATAGCCCAGCCACAGGTGCCCTTAGGCAGCAGCGCAGAGCTGAACCGTTCCCAGCCGGAGCGCTTCCAGCCGGAGCCGTACGGTTTGGAGGATGACCGGCGCAGTCTGGGGCCTGAGGAAGAGGAGGCTTATGACCTGGAACCAGACTACTCCACAGCCAATAGGAGGACTCTTACCAGTGCTGACCGGGGCAGACCAGGCAGAGAGCCAATCAGAGAGCCAAGTGGGGAGCCCATGATGAGAGACCCAGTTCGAGGAAG AGTCTGCTATGAGGACCCCATAGAGGCGGAACTGATTGATGAGCGCCACCCCTACCTGCAGGGCATCTACACAGCTCCTCTGGCCCAGCCCGAGCGAGGCAGCATGGCCAGCCTGGACCGCATGGGCCGTCACTCGCCCTCCATTGACAGCATGCGCAAAGACCCCCGCTGGAGGGACCCCGACCTGCCAGAGGTCATCGCCATGCTGGGGCACCCCATCGACCCGGTCAAGTCCAACGCGGCTGCCTATCTGCAGCATCTCTGCTACGAGAACGACAGGATCAAGAAGGATGTGCGCCACCTGAAGGGGATCCCCATACTGGTGGGGCTGCTGGACCACCCCAAGCCTGAAGTGCACCGCAAGGCCTGCGGAGCCCTCCGCAACATCTCCTACGGCAAGGACAACGACAACAAGGTGTCCATCAAGAACTGCGACGGCATCCCCGCCCTCGTCCGCCTGCTGAGGAAGACCAGCGACATGGAGGTGCGGGAGCTCATCACAG GCACGCTGTGGAACCTCTCCTCCTATGAACCCCTCAAGATGGTCATCATCAACCACGGCCTTCAGACCCTGACAAACGAGGTGATCATCCCCCACTCGGGCTGGGAACACGAACCCAACGAGGACTCCAAGCCTCGGGACGCGGAGTGGACAACCGTCTTCAAGAACACGTCCGGGTGTTTGAG GAATGTGAGTTCGGACGGTGCGGAGGCTCGGCGGCGGCTGAGGGAGTGCGGTGGATTGGTGGATGCGCTTCTCCATGCTCTCCAGTCAGCTGTTGGGAAGAAGGACATGGACAATAAG TCTGTGGAGAACTGCGTGTGCATCATGCGGAACCTGTCCTATCACGTCCACAAGGAAGTGCCAGGGGCAGAGAACTTCTTGGAGCCTGCAGCCAATCAGAGCGGGGGCACAGGAGCActacagaagaagaagaaggatgaCGCAGGGTGTTTCGGAGGGAAGAAAGCGAAGG AGGAGTGGTTTGATCAAG GAAGGAAGAATGGAGAGAATGACAAAAACTACGATACTCTGGATCTGCCCAAGCGCACCGAACCAACCAAAG GGTTCGAGTTGCTTTACCAGCCAGAGGTGGTGCGACTGTACCTGTCGCTTCTCACCGAGAGTCAGAACTACAACACGCTGGAGGCTGCAGCCGGGGCTCTGCAGAACCTCAGTGCAGGACAGTGGACT TGGTCGATGTACATCAGAGCTACCGTTCGGAAAGAGAAAGGCCTGCCGATCCTGGTAGAGCTGCTGAGGTCCGACTCGGACAAGGTGGTGCGGGCGGTGGCCATCGCTCTCCGAAACCTGTCCATCGACCGCCGCAACaaagacctgatag GCAGCTATGCCATGCGGGACCTGGTGAGTAACTTACCCAGCGGGCAGCAGAGACCAGCCAAGAACCTGGAGGAGGACACGGTGGTGGCCATTCTCAACACCACCCACGAGATTGTAACGGACAGCTCGGAAAATGCCAGGTCCCTGGTACAGGCACAGGCCATCGAGAAGCTTGTAGCCATCAACAAAACCAG CCAGTCTTCGAGAGAGACGAAGGCAGCCTCTCATGTTCTACAGACGGTGTGGAGCTACAAGGAGCTGAGGAACGCTCTGCACAAGGAAGGCTggaacaaaacacatttccag CCTGCAGCAGCTGCCCCTCCCAAAGGTTCAAAGAGTGGAGGGAAGCCCGGGTATGATGACAGCACTCTCCCATTGATGGAGAAGAACCAAG GAAACAAGAAATCTGGCAGTGCTGATATGATACCAATGGATGAACTTGGGCCAG ATGCATATTCAACGATTGATCACAGAGACAAAGAGAGCAGGTACAAGACTAGGGACGGATCGAGGGATGTGGCAGAAAGGGATCCTTTAAAG AATGACACAAATAGGAAAAACTTTATCAGGAGCAACAGGCCCAAAGTGAATCTGGTGGACGGGTTTGATACTGAACATCAGCCTGTTGACTCCTGGGTCTAA